In Alteromonas naphthalenivorans, one DNA window encodes the following:
- a CDS encoding trypsin-like peptidase domain-containing protein gives MTGSSIVNFIIKSIFLGTIVALLLLFLLPDLRQGSGLTQGLFTEPSVSASRESYFAPLSRSAPAVVNIYSVSIENDTGLFRNQPRERASLGSGVIMTENGYILTCHHVVENADSIYVAVQDGRILEAQIVGNDPLTDLAVLKVTADNLHIIPQVSEPDIHVGDVVMAIGNPFDLGQTITQGIVSRAGRNGLSNYVDFIQTDAVLNQGNSGGALVDSNGILLGITNANFQVRDSRNRVRNVDGINFAVPYELAKRVMDKIINNGRVIRGQLGFIGGEYRNRPGIEVTAVANGSAADEAGLQPGDIILAIDGIRLESASKTLDMIAETAPGTTLELEISRGGNPLTINALVAELRAQE, from the coding sequence GTGACTGGCAGCTCGATAGTTAATTTCATCATAAAATCAATATTCCTTGGAACAATAGTAGCCTTGCTTCTGTTGTTTTTACTGCCGGATTTACGTCAAGGTAGCGGCCTGACACAAGGACTTTTCACTGAGCCCTCTGTGAGTGCTAGCCGTGAGAGCTATTTTGCCCCCTTAAGCCGCTCTGCCCCTGCTGTAGTGAATATTTATAGTGTCAGTATCGAGAACGACACTGGGTTGTTTCGTAATCAGCCTAGAGAGCGCGCCAGTTTAGGTTCAGGCGTAATCATGACCGAAAACGGCTACATTCTTACCTGTCACCATGTGGTAGAAAATGCTGATAGTATTTATGTTGCAGTACAAGACGGAAGAATTCTGGAAGCACAAATAGTTGGTAACGATCCCCTTACCGATTTAGCAGTATTGAAAGTTACTGCAGACAACTTACACATTATTCCCCAAGTTTCTGAGCCAGATATTCATGTAGGTGATGTGGTAATGGCTATCGGTAACCCCTTCGATTTAGGTCAAACGATTACTCAAGGTATTGTGAGCCGCGCTGGACGCAACGGTCTATCTAACTACGTTGATTTCATTCAAACCGATGCCGTGCTGAACCAAGGTAATTCGGGCGGTGCACTGGTTGATAGCAACGGTATATTGCTGGGTATTACCAACGCAAATTTCCAGGTACGTGATTCTCGTAATCGTGTTCGGAATGTAGATGGTATTAACTTCGCGGTACCATACGAACTCGCTAAGCGAGTGATGGACAAAATTATCAATAACGGCCGTGTTATTCGTGGTCAACTAGGATTTATTGGTGGTGAGTACCGAAATCGCCCTGGAATTGAAGTTACAGCGGTGGCTAACGGTAGCGCTGCTGATGAAGCTGGCTTGCAACCAGGTGACATTATATTAGCCATTGACGGCATCCGGTTAGAAAGTGCATCTAAAACGTTAGACATGATTGCAGAAACTGCGCCTGGTACTACTTTAGAGCTTGAAATTAGCCGTGGTGGTAACCCGCTTACTATTAACGCTTTAGTTGCTGAGCTGCGTGCCCAAGAATAA
- the murA gene encoding UDP-N-acetylglucosamine 1-carboxyvinyltransferase gives MDKLVIKKGPALQGTVRISGAKNAALPLLMTSLLSDQPCRYTNVPRLRDINTTVALLRELGVEVAQPAANDVVLDSSTLQSITASYELVRTMRASILVLGPLLAKQGKANVSLPGGCAIGARPVNLHLTGLEKMGAKIEVDEGYIRAEVDGRLKGARIFMDMVSVGATENLMMAAALADGTTVLENAAREPEIVDLANCLIQMGAVISGAGTDKITIEGVETLNGCDYRVLPDRIETGTFLVAAAVTGGKIRCTHAAPETLEAVIDKLEQAGAVITLGEDWIELDMQGKQPKAVRVKTAPHPAFPTDMQAQFVTLNCVAEGTGVITETIFENRFMHVPELQRMGAEIALEGNSAVSKGSSALKGAPVMATDLRASASLVIAGLIADGETHVNRIYHLDRGYEAIEEKLGALGANIERVKE, from the coding sequence GTGGATAAACTTGTTATAAAGAAAGGCCCTGCACTACAGGGAACCGTGCGTATTTCCGGTGCTAAGAATGCTGCGTTACCACTACTAATGACCAGTTTGCTTAGCGACCAGCCATGTCGTTATACCAACGTGCCTCGACTGCGTGATATTAATACCACAGTAGCACTACTACGAGAGCTAGGCGTTGAAGTAGCACAACCTGCTGCGAACGACGTGGTGTTAGACTCAAGTACGCTGCAAAGCATTACAGCTTCATATGAATTAGTACGTACCATGCGTGCCTCTATTTTGGTGTTAGGCCCTTTGCTTGCAAAGCAAGGTAAAGCAAACGTATCACTTCCTGGCGGCTGCGCGATAGGTGCACGCCCTGTTAATCTTCATTTGACTGGCCTTGAAAAGATGGGCGCTAAAATTGAAGTAGACGAAGGGTATATTCGCGCTGAAGTCGATGGCCGTTTAAAAGGTGCTCGCATCTTCATGGACATGGTGAGCGTTGGTGCTACTGAAAACCTAATGATGGCAGCGGCGTTGGCAGACGGCACAACCGTGCTAGAAAACGCCGCACGTGAGCCTGAGATTGTCGATTTAGCTAACTGTCTTATTCAGATGGGCGCGGTTATTTCTGGCGCAGGTACTGATAAAATTACGATTGAAGGGGTAGAAACCCTAAATGGTTGTGACTATCGTGTACTGCCAGATCGTATTGAAACTGGTACTTTCTTAGTTGCTGCTGCGGTAACTGGCGGAAAAATTCGTTGTACTCACGCTGCACCTGAAACGTTAGAAGCTGTTATCGATAAGCTTGAACAAGCCGGTGCGGTTATCACTTTAGGTGAAGACTGGATTGAGCTAGACATGCAAGGCAAGCAGCCTAAAGCGGTTCGCGTTAAAACCGCACCACACCCTGCATTTCCTACAGACATGCAAGCCCAGTTCGTTACATTAAACTGCGTAGCGGAAGGCACAGGTGTTATTACCGAAACGATATTTGAAAACCGTTTTATGCACGTGCCAGAGCTACAACGCATGGGCGCTGAAATTGCCCTTGAAGGTAACTCTGCGGTTTCTAAAGGGAGTTCTGCGCTTAAGGGCGCACCTGTAATGGCAACCGATTTACGTGCATCTGCAAGCTTAGTGATTGCTGGGCTTATTGCCGATGGCGAAACCCATGTAAACCGTATCTATCACTTAGATCGCGGTTATGAAGCCATTGAAGAGAAGTTAGGTGCACTTGGCGCCAACATCGAGCGTGTAAAAGAATAA
- a CDS encoding BolA family protein, whose protein sequence is MELSEIEKILTDALELQEVHVKGEGSHFNIIAVGDIFNEMSRVKRQQAVYAPLSDKIADGSMHAITIKTFSVKDWERERQFHIPQ, encoded by the coding sequence ATGGAATTGTCCGAAATTGAAAAAATTCTCACCGACGCCCTAGAGCTTCAAGAAGTTCATGTAAAAGGCGAAGGTTCTCATTTCAACATTATCGCGGTAGGCGATATTTTTAATGAAATGAGCCGCGTTAAGCGCCAGCAGGCTGTTTATGCACCTTTATCAGATAAGATTGCAGATGGGTCTATGCATGCCATTACCATCAAAACCTTTTCAGTAAAAGACTGGGAGCGTGAGCGCCAGTTTCACATTCCTCAGTAA
- a CDS encoding STAS domain-containing protein: MSLFQVNDNAQVNVHGHLDRDTLSKNFFESLTSSQSALLAKAGTCCIDLGDVERVDSAGLAWILNAIRDGKREGINVSLRELPEKLRKLAKISDVDGFLPVE, from the coding sequence GTGAGCCTTTTTCAGGTTAACGATAACGCCCAAGTCAATGTGCACGGTCATTTAGATCGTGACACCCTGTCTAAAAATTTTTTTGAAAGTTTAACCTCATCGCAAAGCGCTTTATTGGCTAAAGCTGGTACGTGTTGTATAGATTTGGGCGATGTTGAGCGAGTAGATAGTGCTGGATTAGCTTGGATATTAAACGCAATTAGGGATGGAAAGCGTGAGGGTATTAATGTTAGCTTGCGTGAACTCCCAGAAAAATTACGTAAACTGGCTAAAATAAGCGACGTTGATGGCTTTTTACCAGTAGAATGA
- a CDS encoding MlaC/ttg2D family ABC transporter substrate-binding protein yields the protein MVIMSVLMFSLVGTAQAQEINEQNPYELVKGVASKTFDRIKANQEAVKADPEMLRTIMEEELVPHIDYKFAAFMVLGKHFKSVPQEKMGEYITVFRQYLITSYAVAMGYYNNQTVQFEPESSFDDKKSVTVRAVVQDPKRPEIKIAFKVRKDSKTNEWKAYDMVAEGISMLNSKRSEFESILRQDGIDAVIALMRDKIGKPVELNQDEPIDFDGESA from the coding sequence ATGGTAATAATGAGCGTGTTGATGTTCTCTTTAGTGGGAACGGCGCAAGCTCAAGAAATCAACGAGCAAAACCCGTATGAGTTGGTTAAAGGCGTTGCTTCTAAAACCTTCGATAGAATTAAAGCGAACCAAGAAGCGGTGAAAGCTGATCCTGAAATGTTGCGCACCATTATGGAAGAAGAGCTAGTCCCTCATATCGACTATAAATTTGCTGCTTTCATGGTATTGGGCAAGCACTTTAAATCGGTTCCACAAGAAAAAATGGGTGAATACATTACCGTATTCAGACAATATCTTATTACGTCTTACGCGGTTGCAATGGGCTACTACAACAACCAAACGGTTCAGTTTGAACCTGAGTCGTCTTTTGATGATAAAAAATCAGTAACGGTTCGCGCTGTAGTTCAAGATCCTAAACGCCCAGAAATCAAAATTGCGTTTAAAGTACGTAAAGACTCAAAAACAAATGAGTGGAAAGCATACGACATGGTAGCTGAAGGTATCAGCATGCTAAATAGTAAGCGCAGCGAATTTGAATCTATCCTTCGTCAAGACGGTATTGATGCAGTGATTGCGCTAATGAGAGATAAGATTGGTAAGCCTGTAGAGCTAAACCAAGATGAGCCTATCGATTTTGACGGAGAGAGTGCGTGA
- the mlaD gene encoding outer membrane lipid asymmetry maintenance protein MlaD gives MNKYKSEVLVGMFVVLTIGAVMLLALKVANQSVGGDGDTYTLYAKFDNIGGLKARSSVKVGGVNVGRVSSITLDQEDFTPVVELSILKSYDGFPETSSVSILTSGLLGEQYVGFQPGFSFDGVANLKDGDYLQDTKSALVLEDLIGQFLFSRGSDEE, from the coding sequence ATGAATAAATATAAATCTGAAGTATTGGTTGGCATGTTCGTTGTATTAACCATTGGTGCGGTAATGTTGCTGGCACTAAAAGTGGCTAATCAATCGGTAGGTGGCGATGGTGATACCTACACGCTATACGCTAAATTCGACAACATCGGTGGGTTGAAAGCACGCTCATCTGTAAAGGTCGGTGGTGTGAATGTTGGTCGAGTTTCTTCCATCACACTTGATCAAGAAGACTTCACGCCCGTAGTAGAGTTATCGATTTTGAAAAGCTACGACGGCTTTCCAGAAACCAGCTCAGTTTCAATACTGACCTCTGGCCTGCTGGGTGAGCAATATGTTGGCTTCCAGCCAGGTTTCTCGTTTGACGGGGTAGCAAACCTAAAAGATGGCGATTATTTGCAAGATACAAAGTCGGCATTGGTATTAGAAGATTTGATAGGGCAATTCTTATTTAGTCGCGGAAGTGACGAAGAATAA
- the mlaE gene encoding lipid asymmetry maintenance ABC transporter permease subunit MlaE: protein MKFFQSIGAKTIGKLTAIGRATYMLMGALLALPRLKNIPLTIKQVHVVGVQSLLIIIVSGLFIGMVMALQGYTILVDYGAEGSLGPMVALSLLRELGPVVTALLFAGRAGSALTAEIGLMKATEQISSLEMMAVDPLRRIVAPRFWAGIISMPMLALIFSAVGILGGHLVGVDWLGVDVGSYWSIMQSTVEWGEDVVNGIIKSLVFALVVTWIAIFKGYDSIPTSEGISKATTETVVYSSLAVLGLDFVLTALMFGIE from the coding sequence ATGAAGTTCTTCCAATCGATAGGTGCTAAAACCATTGGCAAGTTAACTGCCATTGGCCGTGCTACCTACATGTTAATGGGAGCGCTACTTGCCCTTCCTAGATTAAAAAACATTCCGCTTACCATTAAACAGGTTCATGTGGTGGGCGTTCAGTCTTTGTTAATTATTATCGTGTCAGGATTGTTTATTGGCATGGTAATGGCGCTGCAAGGCTATACCATTTTAGTTGATTACGGCGCTGAAGGTAGCTTAGGCCCCATGGTGGCGTTATCGCTGCTACGTGAGCTTGGTCCTGTAGTTACCGCATTATTGTTTGCTGGTAGAGCGGGTTCTGCACTAACCGCAGAAATTGGCTTAATGAAAGCAACTGAGCAAATTAGCAGTCTAGAGATGATGGCTGTTGACCCGCTAAGGCGTATTGTCGCGCCGCGCTTTTGGGCGGGCATTATTTCGATGCCAATGCTAGCGCTGATATTCAGTGCGGTCGGTATTTTAGGCGGTCACCTAGTGGGCGTTGATTGGTTAGGTGTAGATGTTGGCAGTTATTGGTCAATTATGCAGTCTACGGTGGAATGGGGCGAAGATGTGGTAAATGGCATTATTAAAAGCCTTGTTTTTGCCTTGGTTGTCACCTGGATAGCCATATTTAAGGGTTACGATTCTATTCCTACATCGGAAGGGATCAGCAAAGCTACTACAGAAACTGTAGTGTATTCTTCATTAGCAGTATTAGGGCTGGACTTCGTGCTTACCGCCCTTATGTTTGGCATTGAGTAG
- a CDS encoding ATP-binding cassette domain-containing protein — translation MDHLVEIDNLTFRRADRVIYDGITLSIPKGKITAVMGPSGIGKTTLLRLIGGQLTPDEGDIQFDGDSVVAMSRKELYQARRRMSMLFQSGALFTDMTVFDNVAFPLREHTKLSEDLIATTVALKLQAVGLRGAAQLMPSELSGGMARRAALARAIALDPDLIMYDEPLAGQDPISMGVLVKLIRGLNDALNLTSVVVTHDVTEVLTIADYIYILADKRVIGEGTAQQIRESDSELVQQFLKGKADGPVPFHYPAPDIENTFFGGDK, via the coding sequence ATGGACCATTTAGTCGAGATAGACAACCTAACCTTTCGACGCGCAGACCGTGTTATTTATGACGGTATTACGCTGAGCATTCCGAAAGGAAAAATTACGGCCGTTATGGGCCCCAGTGGTATAGGGAAGACCACTTTACTGCGCCTTATTGGCGGGCAATTAACGCCAGATGAAGGTGATATACAGTTTGATGGCGACTCTGTTGTCGCTATGAGCCGTAAAGAGCTTTATCAAGCACGTCGTCGAATGAGCATGCTTTTTCAAAGTGGTGCTTTGTTCACAGACATGACAGTTTTTGACAATGTGGCATTTCCGCTACGTGAACACACCAAGTTATCGGAAGATCTTATCGCCACAACTGTCGCATTAAAGCTACAGGCTGTTGGGCTAAGAGGCGCAGCGCAACTCATGCCAAGCGAACTTTCTGGTGGAATGGCACGTCGCGCAGCATTAGCCAGAGCTATTGCGTTAGACCCAGACCTTATTATGTACGATGAACCTTTGGCCGGCCAAGATCCGATTTCAATGGGTGTACTGGTTAAATTAATCAGAGGGCTTAACGACGCACTAAACTTAACGAGCGTAGTGGTAACCCACGACGTGACTGAAGTGCTCACTATTGCCGATTATATTTATATTTTGGCAGACAAACGGGTAATTGGGGAAGGAACCGCGCAGCAAATTAGAGAAAGCGACTCAGAGTTAGTTCAGCAGTTCCTAAAAGGTAAAGCCGATGGCCCTGTGCCGTTTCATTACCCTGCTCCGGATATAGAAAATACCTTTTTCGGAGGGGATAAATGA
- a CDS encoding calcium/sodium antiporter: MLLNVVIFLVGLIVLSWSADRFVYGASAFAKNIGMAPMMIGLTIVAMGSSAPEIVVSAAASINGNMNTAVGNALGSNITNIALVLGITALVKPLLVASSTLKRELPALLVITVIAVVFLFDGELTHLEGIILISLFVIVLGLMGWLSMKVDKEDPLVSETTDEIPNDVPTSSAVFWIVVGLILLPLSAHFLVGSAVEIAQYLGMSDLVIGLTIIALGTSLPELAASIAGVLKGEDDLALGNIIGSNIFNLLAVLGMPGLIAPGTLDPDVYNRDMFVVLGLTLLLFLFSFTLMGNRRISRRNGGLLIACFIGYQFWLFA, encoded by the coding sequence GTGCTTTTAAACGTAGTCATTTTTTTAGTTGGACTGATTGTACTTAGCTGGAGTGCAGACCGTTTTGTTTACGGTGCATCAGCGTTCGCCAAGAATATTGGTATGGCGCCCATGATGATAGGCTTAACCATTGTCGCAATGGGGTCGTCTGCACCTGAAATTGTGGTGTCAGCCGCGGCATCTATTAACGGTAATATGAATACGGCCGTAGGTAACGCATTAGGCTCAAATATTACTAATATTGCCCTTGTGCTTGGTATTACTGCACTAGTCAAACCGCTTCTTGTTGCGTCCTCTACGTTAAAGCGTGAACTCCCTGCTCTGCTTGTTATTACCGTCATTGCCGTGGTTTTTCTTTTCGATGGCGAGCTTACTCATCTGGAAGGTATTATCCTTATTAGCCTCTTCGTGATTGTTTTAGGCCTAATGGGCTGGCTATCTATGAAAGTAGATAAAGAAGACCCGTTAGTAAGTGAGACAACAGATGAAATCCCTAACGATGTGCCCACCTCTTCCGCTGTTTTCTGGATTGTCGTTGGTCTAATACTGTTACCGTTAAGTGCACACTTCTTAGTGGGTTCAGCAGTAGAAATAGCCCAATACCTAGGCATGTCAGATTTAGTTATCGGCCTGACCATTATTGCGTTGGGCACAAGTTTACCCGAACTGGCTGCCAGCATTGCTGGCGTGCTTAAAGGGGAAGATGATTTAGCGTTAGGCAATATTATTGGTTCTAATATTTTTAACTTGCTTGCTGTATTAGGCATGCCTGGCCTAATAGCGCCTGGCACATTAGACCCCGATGTGTATAACCGCGATATGTTCGTTGTACTCGGGTTAACCCTATTGCTATTTTTGTTTAGTTTCACCTTAATGGGTAATCGACGAATAAGCCGAAGAAATGGCGGCTTATTGATTGCTTGCTTTATTGGTTATCAATTTTGGCTTTTTGCGTAA
- a CDS encoding KpsF/GutQ family sugar-phosphate isomerase has product MSQENSFITSAKRVIEIEAQAISALSSRMNDDFVTACNLLQNCVGKVVVCGMGKSGHIGHKIAATLASTGTPSFFMHPGEANHGDLGMLSKGDVLLAISNSGETAELVNLLPIVKRLNVPVIAMTNSVTSSLGQHADVVLNISVEKEACSLGLAPTSSTTATLVMGDALAVALLDRKGFTSDDFALSHPGGSLGRKLLLKVSDIMLTGSELPLVDENALVAEALLEISKKGLGMTGVIDSDGVLVGIFTDGDLRRILDARIDLHTATVTQVMTKGGKTTMPEQLAVEALNVMETHKISALMVTDDARKPVGAFNMHMLLKAGVL; this is encoded by the coding sequence ATGTCACAAGAAAATAGCTTCATCACTTCAGCCAAGCGCGTTATAGAGATTGAAGCGCAGGCAATTTCAGCGCTTTCATCGCGTATGAACGATGATTTTGTTACCGCATGTAATTTATTACAAAACTGTGTGGGCAAAGTTGTCGTGTGTGGAATGGGTAAATCTGGGCATATCGGGCATAAGATAGCAGCAACGCTTGCCAGTACCGGAACACCTTCGTTTTTCATGCACCCAGGTGAAGCCAACCATGGCGACTTAGGCATGCTGAGTAAAGGTGATGTGCTACTCGCTATTTCTAATTCTGGTGAAACCGCAGAGCTAGTCAATTTACTGCCCATTGTGAAGCGGTTAAATGTGCCTGTTATAGCAATGACCAACAGCGTAACCAGTTCATTAGGACAGCACGCAGACGTGGTGTTGAATATCAGTGTAGAAAAAGAAGCGTGTTCTTTAGGCTTAGCACCTACCTCTAGTACCACCGCTACCTTGGTAATGGGTGACGCCCTTGCCGTGGCCCTACTTGATCGTAAAGGTTTTACCTCTGACGACTTTGCGCTTTCTCACCCGGGTGGCAGCTTAGGCAGAAAATTACTGCTGAAAGTGAGTGACATCATGCTAACTGGTAGCGAATTACCCTTGGTAGACGAAAACGCCTTGGTTGCCGAAGCACTATTGGAGATATCCAAAAAGGGGCTGGGTATGACCGGGGTTATCGATAGCGATGGTGTTTTAGTCGGAATTTTCACCGATGGTGATTTACGTCGTATTTTAGATGCCCGCATAGACTTGCATACCGCCACGGTTACGCAGGTGATGACCAAAGGCGGTAAAACAACCATGCCTGAACAACTCGCCGTAGAAGCGCTAAATGTAATGGAAACTCATAAGATAAGTGCGCTTATGGTAACGGATGATGCCCGCAAGCCTGTGGGCGCATTCAATATGCACATGCTACTTAAAGCGGGAGTTTTATAA